From Terriglobia bacterium, one genomic window encodes:
- a CDS encoding metal-sensitive transcriptional regulator has product MPREACARQDLLLRLRRVEGQVRGVQKMVEEDRYCPDVLVQMSAIHESLRAVERILMKDHLQHCATEALRSGDDKQAQRTYNELTELFYRHAR; this is encoded by the coding sequence ATGCCGCGTGAAGCCTGCGCGCGCCAGGATTTGCTGCTGCGTCTGCGCCGGGTTGAAGGCCAGGTCCGCGGCGTGCAGAAGATGGTGGAAGAAGATCGTTACTGCCCGGACGTGCTGGTACAGATGTCCGCCATTCATGAGTCGCTGCGGGCCGTGGAAAGAATCCTGATGAAAGACCATTTGCAGCATTGCGCCACCGAGGCATTGCGCTCCGGCGACGACAAACAGGCGCAGCGCACTTATAACGAGTTGACAGAACTCTTTTACCGCCACGCCCGCTAG
- a CDS encoding heavy metal translocating P-type ATPase yields the protein MNPEGISSEKTGRTLVKDPVCHMDVDPARAAGSSEYKSRTYYFCSLGCVKRFNADPEKYLAPRPAAQLPKSQMVQIGGITPASAAAPPITKSVPDQSAGKGTVTYVCPMDPEVREQKPGACPKCGMALEPETVEYTCPMHPEIVRSGPGNCPICGMALEPRVAAGIHEEDDSELRSMQKRLWVGVALSVPLLAISMGGMASGSPLHNLPAGWMAWLQLLLATPVVLWGGWPFFQRGWASLVNRHLNMFTLIAMGTGTAYFFSLIATLAPGIFPASFLGHGGRPEVYFESAAIIVTLVLLGQVLELRARRQTSSAIKALLNLNPKTARRVRADGSDEEISLDHIQRGDRLRVRPGDRIPVDSVVEEGNSSVDESMITGESMPVEKSPGIKVVGGTVNQTGSFIMRAEKLGSETLLAQIVRMVAEAQRSRAPIQSLADKVSGYFVPAVLLVAVLTFIVWAIWGPEPRLAYALVNAVAVLIIACPCALGLATPMAVMVGTGRGAHAGVLVRNAAALELMEKVDTLVLDKTGTLTEGKPRMTSMAATGGISQVDLLLLVAAVEKLSEHAVAAAIVREAEQRRLKIPQVAQFQSFTGQGVTGEVLGRQVVVGTPDFLVSRGIDTRSISLQAEIFSRQGQTIVLAAVDGKVAGVIAVADPIKSSAREAVAALKRSGLRLVMLTGDNRATAEAIAKELGITDFEAEVLPEKKLSIVKKLQSEGRTVAMAGDGVNDAPALAQANVGIAMGTGTDVAMESGDVTLIKGDLNALMRARNLSRATMSNIRQNLFFAFIYNLLGVPIAAGVLYPFTGLLLQPVFAAAAMSFSSVSVIANALRLRRAKL from the coding sequence ATGAATCCAGAAGGAATAAGTTCGGAAAAAACAGGCAGGACGCTCGTCAAAGATCCCGTTTGCCACATGGACGTTGATCCTGCAAGGGCCGCGGGTTCGTCCGAATATAAAAGTCGAACCTACTATTTTTGTAGCCTGGGATGCGTGAAGCGCTTCAACGCCGACCCGGAAAAATATCTCGCGCCCAGGCCCGCCGCTCAACTTCCCAAAAGCCAGATGGTGCAGATCGGGGGAATCACGCCAGCATCAGCCGCTGCTCCCCCGATAACAAAATCTGTACCGGACCAATCAGCCGGGAAGGGAACCGTCACCTATGTTTGCCCCATGGATCCTGAAGTTCGTGAGCAAAAACCCGGAGCATGTCCCAAGTGCGGCATGGCGCTTGAGCCTGAAACCGTGGAGTACACATGCCCCATGCATCCGGAAATCGTCCGCAGCGGCCCGGGGAATTGTCCAATCTGTGGAATGGCCCTTGAGCCGCGTGTTGCTGCAGGAATCCATGAAGAAGACGATTCTGAATTGCGCAGCATGCAGAAACGGCTATGGGTCGGCGTCGCGCTCAGTGTCCCTTTGCTTGCCATCTCCATGGGTGGCATGGCTTCCGGCAGTCCTTTGCACAACCTGCCTGCAGGGTGGATGGCATGGCTGCAACTTTTGCTGGCAACACCCGTCGTGCTGTGGGGAGGCTGGCCCTTCTTTCAGCGCGGTTGGGCATCGCTTGTCAATCGCCACCTGAATATGTTCACGCTCATCGCCATGGGCACCGGCACAGCATATTTCTTCAGCTTGATTGCAACGCTGGCGCCCGGCATTTTTCCTGCTTCTTTTCTTGGCCACGGCGGGAGGCCAGAAGTCTATTTTGAGTCCGCGGCTATCATCGTTACGTTGGTCTTGCTGGGACAGGTGTTGGAGTTGCGTGCTCGACGGCAGACAAGCTCGGCCATCAAGGCTTTGCTCAATCTCAATCCTAAAACTGCGCGACGCGTGCGTGCAGATGGATCGGATGAAGAAATCTCTCTTGACCATATCCAGCGTGGCGACCGGCTGCGCGTGCGTCCGGGCGACCGTATTCCTGTCGACAGCGTTGTGGAAGAAGGGAATAGTTCGGTCGATGAATCGATGATCACCGGTGAATCGATGCCAGTGGAAAAATCGCCCGGTATCAAGGTCGTCGGTGGCACAGTGAATCAAACTGGTTCTTTCATCATGCGCGCCGAAAAGCTGGGTTCAGAAACGCTCTTGGCCCAAATCGTGCGCATGGTGGCTGAAGCCCAACGCAGCCGCGCTCCAATCCAATCGCTGGCCGACAAAGTTTCCGGATATTTTGTGCCTGCCGTCTTGCTCGTGGCCGTTCTCACCTTCATAGTCTGGGCAATCTGGGGCCCCGAGCCGCGACTTGCCTATGCTCTGGTCAACGCCGTTGCGGTACTCATTATTGCCTGTCCTTGTGCCCTGGGTCTGGCTACTCCGATGGCTGTGATGGTCGGCACCGGACGCGGCGCGCATGCCGGTGTTCTCGTTAGAAACGCCGCGGCTCTGGAACTCATGGAAAAAGTTGACACGCTAGTGCTCGACAAGACCGGCACGCTGACAGAAGGTAAGCCCCGGATGACGTCTATGGCTGCAACTGGTGGCATCTCTCAAGTCGACCTTCTGCTATTAGTCGCGGCCGTCGAGAAGCTAAGCGAACACGCCGTAGCCGCAGCCATCGTTCGCGAAGCAGAACAACGCCGACTGAAGATTCCACAGGTGGCGCAATTCCAGTCCTTCACCGGCCAGGGTGTTACGGGAGAAGTTCTGGGGCGGCAGGTTGTTGTAGGAACACCTGATTTTCTTGTGAGCCGCGGAATCGACACGCGCTCCATATCCCTGCAAGCTGAAATCTTTAGCCGTCAAGGACAAACAATCGTATTGGCCGCGGTGGACGGTAAAGTTGCCGGCGTGATCGCCGTTGCCGATCCTATCAAGAGTTCTGCTCGTGAAGCTGTGGCAGCCTTAAAGCGTAGCGGCCTTCGCCTGGTGATGCTCACGGGCGACAATCGTGCCACGGCGGAAGCTATCGCCAAGGAATTGGGTATTACCGATTTCGAAGCCGAGGTGTTGCCGGAAAAGAAACTGAGTATCGTCAAAAAGCTTCAAAGCGAAGGCCGCACCGTTGCTATGGCGGGAGATGGAGTCAATGACGCGCCTGCGTTGGCCCAAGCCAATGTCGGTATCGCCATGGGGACCGGTACGGACGTGGCCATGGAGAGCGGCGACGTCACCCTGATCAAAGGCGACCTCAACGCCCTGATGCGGGCGCGCAATCTCAGTCGCGCTACCATGAGCAATATCCGGCAGAACTTGTTTTTCGCGTTTATCTACAATTTGCTTGGCGTGCCGATTGCCGCCGGCGTGTTGTATCCATTTACCGGATTACTACTGCAACCAGTATTCGCCGCCGCCGCGATGAGCTTTAGTTCAGTATCAGTGATCGCCAATGCTCTGCGTCTGCGTAGAGCCAAGCTTTAA
- a CDS encoding MATE family efflux transporter: MEIFLSSTVTTSVPSRATRWFALIKEAILGSKQDFTAISSDRAIVLLAVPMVLEMAMESLFGIVDIFFVAHLGADSTATVGITEGMLVLVMAVAFGLSMGTTAVVARRVGEHDQNGAAEAAVQSILIGLGFAILIFAIAFPFAPALLRWMGAGPGIVRVGSLYTRIMLSSSGIILLLFLINAVFRGAGDAAIAMRVLWLANFINLCLDPCLIRGLGPFPKLGVTGAAVSTSIGRSIGIVFQLYLLSKGSAHLNILRKHIRLKLKLMWNIFEVAGIGVLQLLIATASWLAMVRMIQSFGSQATAGYTVAIRIVIFSTLPSWGLGSAAATLVGQNLGAKQPDRAEQSVWRASFINAVFLAVVSLGFLIFAPQLVGVFSNDPQVVRYGASCLRIISCCYVLWAYGEVIVQAFNGAGDTWTPTWINFFVYWIVQLPLAYVLSMKFGVGPNGAYYAILVAEILLSLIGIYIFKRGKWKLKVV; encoded by the coding sequence ATGGAGATTTTCTTGAGTTCAACTGTTACCACTTCCGTTCCTTCCCGGGCCACGCGATGGTTTGCCCTGATCAAAGAAGCCATTCTCGGCTCCAAGCAGGATTTCACCGCCATTTCTAGCGACAGGGCAATCGTACTGCTGGCCGTGCCCATGGTGCTGGAGATGGCAATGGAGTCGCTCTTCGGCATCGTCGATATTTTCTTTGTCGCGCATCTGGGCGCGGACTCAACCGCCACCGTTGGCATCACTGAAGGCATGCTGGTGCTCGTGATGGCGGTAGCTTTCGGGCTAAGCATGGGAACCACCGCTGTGGTGGCGCGTCGCGTTGGCGAGCATGACCAGAATGGCGCTGCGGAAGCCGCTGTCCAATCGATCCTGATTGGTCTGGGGTTCGCAATCCTGATCTTTGCCATTGCGTTTCCCTTCGCGCCCGCATTGCTTCGCTGGATGGGAGCCGGTCCGGGGATTGTGCGCGTTGGGTCTCTTTACACGCGAATCATGTTGAGCAGTTCCGGCATCATTCTTCTGCTTTTCCTCATCAATGCGGTCTTTCGCGGGGCTGGAGATGCGGCCATTGCCATGCGTGTTCTCTGGCTGGCCAACTTCATCAATTTGTGCCTCGATCCCTGCCTGATCAGGGGTCTTGGACCATTTCCCAAGCTCGGCGTTACAGGTGCCGCGGTTTCCACCAGCATAGGACGCAGCATTGGCATCGTTTTCCAGCTCTACCTGCTCAGCAAGGGCAGCGCGCACCTCAACATTTTGCGGAAGCACATCCGCCTGAAGTTAAAGCTGATGTGGAACATCTTCGAGGTTGCTGGGATCGGCGTCTTGCAGCTCCTGATAGCCACGGCGAGTTGGCTGGCGATGGTGCGCATGATTCAGTCTTTTGGCAGCCAGGCCACCGCGGGTTATACCGTGGCGATCCGTATTGTGATCTTTTCGACTCTTCCTTCGTGGGGGCTGGGGTCGGCGGCGGCAACGCTGGTGGGGCAGAACCTGGGAGCGAAGCAGCCAGATCGGGCCGAGCAATCGGTCTGGCGCGCGAGTTTCATTAACGCTGTCTTTCTGGCGGTAGTTTCACTGGGGTTCCTGATCTTTGCGCCGCAATTGGTTGGTGTGTTCAGCAACGATCCGCAGGTGGTCCGCTACGGCGCAAGCTGTCTGCGCATCATCAGCTGTTGCTATGTCCTGTGGGCCTACGGCGAGGTGATTGTGCAGGCCTTTAACGGAGCGGGCGATACCTGGACGCCAACGTGGATTAATTTTTTTGTGTACTGGATCGTCCAACTGCCGCTGGCATATGTCTTGAGCATGAAATTCGGGGTTGGCCCGAACGGCGCATATTACGCGATCCTTGTGGCCGAGATCCTGCTCTCGCTCATCGGCATTTACATCTTCAAAAGAGGTAAATGGAAGCTGAAGGTGGTATAG